From the genome of Uranotaenia lowii strain MFRU-FL chromosome 1, ASM2978415v1, whole genome shotgun sequence, one region includes:
- the LOC129760664 gene encoding uncharacterized protein LOC129760664: MLKQSELLNAEYEIYRMAQREEFREEISLLSNTKNVNPRIPKTSVLYGLSPFLDEYGVLRMKSRISNCRFIDQNTAHPILLSKNHQVTNLVVEFTHEHYHHLNHETVVNELRQKYHIPKLRRVCNKIYRDCQACKNAKARPQSPMMADLPPARLASCSRPFSYIGIDYFGPMHVAVGRRVEKRWGVLITCLVVRAVHLEIAHSLTASSCIMAIRNFIARRGTPIEIFSDRGTNFVGSSRELSAAVQELDQDKVMKDLVSADTKWTFLPPSSPHMGGSWERLVQSVKKILNNMNLPRTPTNEVLRNSLLEIEFIINSRPLTYIPIENASSEALTPNHFLLGSSHGLKPLVSYHDSLATLRNTWKTSQVYANLFWKRWLKEYLPTIRRRPKWHHPVKPIAVGDVVVIVDSDLPRNLWPKGRVVKVNEHAGQVRSATVRTLSNVYERPAVKLAVLDIGATECKPGTGSGLPGGVSRHLRTHRSHASNPHIIRRH, translated from the coding sequence ATGTTGAAACAATCAGAATTGCTGAATGCGGAATACGAGATCTATCGAATGGCGCAACGAGAAGAATTTCGCGAAGAAATTAGCTTATTATCAAACACAAAAAACGTTAACCCTCGGATTCCCAAGACCAGTGTGCTCTACGGACTTTCACCCTTTCTCGACGAATACGGAGTATTACGgatgaaaagtcgaatttccaattgtcggtttataGATCAGAATACTGCCCACCCAATCCTGCTCTCGAAAAATCATCAAGTTACTAATCTAGTTGTTGAATTTACTCATGAGCACTACCATCATCTAAACCATGAAACTGTGGTGAATGAGCTACGACAGAAATACCATATCCCTAAGCTTCGCAGAGTATGTAATAAAATTTATCGCGACTGCCAAGCATGCAAGAACGCTAAAGCTCGCCCACAATCTCCGATGATGGCTGACCTACCCCCAGCAAGGCTTGCATCATGTTCAAGACCATTTTCATATATCGGGATCGATTATTTCGGTCCAATGCACGTAGCAGTAGGGAGACGTGTCGAGAAGAGATGGGGAGTGTTGATAACCTGTTTGGTAGTTCGAGCGGTACACTTAGAAATAGCCCATTCCTTAACTGCCAGTTCCTGTATCATGGCCATTCGAAACTTCATTGCTAGACGTGGCACCCCTATCGAGATCTTCAGTGATCGTGGAACCAATTTCGTTGGATCAAGTCGAGAGTTGTCGGCAGCTGTTCAAGAGTTAGATCAAGACAAGGTTATGAAGGACCTCGTATCGGCCGATACAAAATGGACTTTTCTACCACCCAGCAGTCCGCATATGGGCGGAAGTTGGGAAAGGCTTGTGCAATCggttaaaaaaatcttgaataacATGAACCTTCCAAGGACTCCCACCAATGAAGTTCTTCGTAACAGCCTACTTGAGATCGAATTTATCATAAACTCGCGTCCCCTCACCTACATCCCTATTGAGAACGCTTCAAGTGAAGCTTTGACGCCCAACCATTTCCTGCTTGGATCCTCACACGGTTTGAAACCATTGGTGTCGTACCATGACAGCCTCGCTACACTTAGAAACACATGGAAAACATCACAAGTTTACGCCAATCTTTTCTGGAAAAGGTGGTTAAAAGAGTACCTGCCAACAATTCGTCGTCGTCCTAAATGGCATCATCCGGTGAAACCTATTGCAGTCGGTGATGTCGTGGTCATCGTTGATTCCGATTTGCCCCGTAACTTATGGCCGAAGGGGCGAGTGGTTAAGGTCAACGAGCATGCCGGCCAAGTTCGTAGTGCAACTGTGCGGACTTTGTCAAACGTGTACGAACGACCTGCTGTGAAATTGGCGGTTCTTGACATCGGTGCAACAGAGTGTAAGCCAGGAACGGGATCAGGCTTACCGGGGGGAGTATCACGTCACCTACGGACGCACCGCAGTCACGCATCGAACCCCCACATCATTCGCCGTCACTGA